The segment ATCCCCCTCCCCTACACCCCTCTACCTATTCTCCTCTCTCTGTATCTCCCCAAGTCTCCTGTAGAACTTAGGAGGAGAGGCATGGCCTCAGTGACAGCACTGTCCTCTGGACACTCGGGGGCTGACTTCCCTAGCTCTCCAACTtctgtctctctcctttctcAACCCTGATCATCCTCTAGCCCCAGACACTGTCTTAAGCACCCCCTTGGGGGCTCTAAGAGAGCAGGGGTATGCAGTGGCCATGATCATAGTGTGCTGGGCCCCCCACCCTCTGGGCCTGGGGCTTTCCTGGGAGGCAGAAATCAAAGGTCTTTCCCATTTCACTGGGAGAAAAACTTGTTTCATAGTAAGGCTGGAaaacttgcctgaagtcacaagCCAACTCAGGCTGGCGCTGGCTTTCTGGGCCAGGCTGGGGTCAGGTAATTATGGTAAAATCTCtctggaggtggaggaggagcatTGCTTCCTGTGCCCCCGGTTGTGCTGGAGTCTGAGAAtgtggagggagggcagggggtaaagaggaaggagagaggtggCTTCCTGTGCATTGGAAGCTCCTGTTCCACAGGGGGAGACACGGGACCCGTAAACCTGGAGTCTGAGCCATTGGTCACCCAGGGCTTACAGCTGGTAAACTACAGAGGGTTAAACTGTACAGTTGACTTATGtggactcattcattcacttaccaCCTTGAAAAATCGGTTGTCTTCCAGCTTCTGGATCCAGCTATCAAATCATAGAGGGTCCCAGGAATGCCACGGTGCTGGAGGGCTCGGAGGCCAGCTTCAACTGCACCATCTCGCCAGGCTGGAGCCTCATCATGTGGGCTCTGAACGGAAGAGTGGTTCTGAGCATCACGCCCAAGGAGCCCATCATTACCGATAAGCACTTCACCTCTGTGAGTTACGAGGAGGGTGGTAACTTCATCTCTGAGATGATAATCCACAATGTGCAACTCAGTGACGCGGGGCATATTAAatgcagcctccagaacagtgaccGGGATGGATCTGCTTTCCTTTCAGTCCAAGGTGTGTATGTAGGGGCCTCCAAAGCAGAGCACGTGGAGTACCTTGGGTCAAATGTTAGAGGAATGGAAGGAACCTTTTGAAGTTCAGGTCACATATGATGACATATGGGTCTGCCTTCAGTTGGTGTTATGCTTAGATTTATTCTGAACTGATGAATGATGTGATGTGCCTTTATTTGTGACCTCTCTCcttgcttccctcccttcccccttctttCCTACATGGTCTAGCCCTGAGTTGGTACGATGCTTAGCATTGTTCTGAACTCACCCTTACAGCTctgatttatctctctcttctctggTCATTGATTCTACTTCCTTTGTTCctgcttctctccttctctctttccctcttccctttttcttttattaagactCTTAAAGACAGGTCGTATCACTTTCTCATCAAATCCATTCCAATACCTAATAGCTTTTCTGGACAAATATCTTGGAATTCTGGTCAGTTGCAGCTACTTTTCTTTGATTTAGAGATAGTTAACAATCATTGACATTTCTCTAGTTTTTCATATACTTGACTCTATATTTTGGCCTTACATCATTTACACACTTTGAACCATGCTTTTACTTCTTCATCTTCCAGCTGAATTTCCTCAATGTATTACTCTTCTCTGTCCCTAGTGGTTCCTGCAGTCAAAGGCGTGCGTGCAGTCACTGAACATACTAAGtcttttagagaaaagaaaagaataaacaacatttataataataaagaacttatttttcacttttaaaggtAATTTTGAGGTGCTGAAGATCATGCTACAtagtgaaaaaaatgaaggatGCTTTACAAGGACTCAGAGCATCTTTATAAAGTTTAATCACTTGACATGCCttcaaaatataattatatatttatagatgtaTTTGAGCCAGAAGATCTCTGGATTTTTGTGGTAGCATTTGTTACAACAGATCACACTGTGTCTTTGAAAATGTCCTAAagtatatttatttgcttgtCAAGGAGAAATTTCCAAAGATCTGGTCTTTATTTGTATTTCATCAAATCAAACTTGATAGCATTTGGTGGAGTTCCTCATCTACCTGTTTCTACTTGCATTTTCCTAGTTAGCCAGGTGGTCTTTACTTTTATGTGTCTTTAATTTTGTGTGGTTTAATTTGGGGCGTAATGATGTTTTCTAAATAAGTAATTTTATGATGCTACCTGGATTATTGGCCTAGTTTGCATGACCAGATTCTTACGATAATAATTTGTGGTATAAGGGAAAGAACACTGGGAAAGGAACCCAAGATATGAGTTCTggttttggtttcatcagttgcCACCTTGGTGACCCCTGAGAtggctcagtttcttcacctgtaaaattggGGTAAGGCTCCCCTGCCCAGTCCCCAGGTTTACTGTGAGGATCAGATGGTTTGAAGACTCCACAGTCCTGTCCCACTCCATTTACTGCACATGAGGCTGGGATGCAGAGTGGCCAAGTGGTCTGTCATGCAGACGTGGGTAAGCCCTGGCTGCCAGGTTCAAGTTGCAGCTTTATcactgactgtgtgaccttggacatgaTACTTAATGACCTTGTGCCCTAACTTCCCTCATTATAAGGCTGTTACAGGATTAAATAAGTAGGTCTACGTAAAGCCCTTGAACAGCACTTGGCTCATAATGATCTCAATATAGTCATTTGCAATTATTTATTGCATTCCAATAGGAACACAACACTGTATTTGGCATTTAAGGGGGACTCAAAGATGAACAGAATAAGACACAGCTCTGCCCTTAAGAACCTTGCAAGAAGAGTGGATGGGCAAGTGCATGAATAACAGTGGTGCAATTTAGATGCTGACAAGTGCGATGGGAGGGAGACAAGCTCGTGTTCAAATTGGGAAGGGAGATGAGGGAATCAGCAAAGCCTTCAGGGATGACTCCTTGGAGTCATTTGAGATGTGCCCCAAAGGTCTGTAGATGATAGGCAGAATTGGGAAGCAGGACCGGAGGAGGGCAGCCCTGGATCCAGGAAACAGGATCAAAGGCCTAACTATTGCTATGCTCACGGCATTCTGAATTCCTCAGTCCATGTGGTTTTATAGCATCTTTTCCCAAAGCTACGCATCTATAAGGTTGTCTAAACACCCCAACATGTAGACTGACATGTTGGTGATCACTGAGGCTTTGGGATTCAATACAGATGGAAGAACAAGTGTGTAGGGAAGCCAAAGTCTTCCCCGAGGTCATGTGGAAGGAATGCACACAACTTGGTATTTTTACCCTGATTTCATTGGTCTGAGTGGCTCTTTGTTCTTAGTGGAATAAAAGTTCTCTGAGCACTAGGgtcttttgaaagagaaaaagaatcttgaaaaaaaaGGAAGCATTCCATTTATTTTGAATGTGAATCACCCAGAGattgcttttctaaaaaatttacCCCTCCTGtattaacaagaaaaataatgaaagcttATCTAACTCCATATTCACCCAAAATCTATGTGAATATTCTAGTCATCACCCTATGTAAACTGTTTGTCATGCTACTGCATAACTTTTGTGAAAGCCAATGGTAAAAATTGAATTGTAATAtattcagaaaaggaaatgtttcatATTGCTGCATTTGTCCATTGGCCAACCCACCAATCAATcacacctaactctagacctcTTGTGTTCCAAGGGCCACTAGGACTTGagtttagggttttctgttatTAACTGAGACAATACCTGTCCTCCCAGTTCCTGTCATCTGAAATCTCTCCAGCGAACAAAagagtgaaagaacaaaatagaacgAACACAAAACTCTTTAGTCTTAAGGGACAAATCTGTTTTCCTCTTATTGTTGCATTtatagtacagttgacccttgagaaACACAGATTCAAACTGTGCAGTTCTACTCAGGCACAGATTTTTtcccaataaatatattggaaaattttttggagatttgcatccctttgtaaaaatgttttcttctctcagcttactttattataagaatatagtatgTTACACATGTAACTTACAAAACATGTGTTAATAACATAAAccgtttatgttattggtaaggcttctggtcaacagtaggctacagcagttaagtttttgggaaatcaaaagttatacacagattttccaCTGTGCAGGGGGGTTggccctgcattgttcaaggatcaactgtaatCCTTGAATTAGTGAAGGTGCTTTGCTTACTGTGAGAGTCTATTCAGGAAAGGAGCAATTGAAAATCTTAATTCAGGGTAAGAAGAGCTTCAGAGCAGATCAGTTCAGCCCAGTCTGGGAACTGCCAGGCATCCCCTAGACCCTGTCAGCATGGTCTGTGAGGTCGCAACTGTTTTCATTATCGTACTAAGCTGTTAGTTGCCTTTCCCAGTCCCTGTCTCATGAGTGCACAGGGAGTTTTCCACTGCACAAAACTCAGTGAACCAGCATTTTCTAGACTGTAATGGGTTATCACTGttattctgaaaaaaatatttaattctaaTTTCAAACATGTAAATATTGATAGAGaaaacccacataaacaaaaggacTTTGGAGTTCTCAGTGATTTTTAAGGCTGCAAAAAGGTACTGAAaccaaaatgtttgaaaactTCTGATCTTGTCAAATCATTTCATTTGGCACGGAGGAAAACAGAGGTCCTGACCATGTCAGTGACTGCTCCAGGTGATGGGGATTCTGGGAGAAAGCCAAGGTAGGGAACAGAGGTGTTGACCCTCAACCTAGTGTTCTTTCCATTATATTACACAGCAGGGAATTTGAGGATATTTTAATTTGAACATCTCAGTGTTTACGTATTTCACTATGGCGTTGTTTTTATCAGAGCCAGTCCTCAGGTGATGTTAGTACTATGGGCACACACCAGCGTTATTTTCAGAAGAGTTATTTATGGTGTGAACACTGGCAATTATTTCTCTAATTAGATCAGATTAGATTTTGAGGTCATTTGTaactagaaaaatatattaagacaATACCATacagcattattttaaaaaatgtgtgacccccaaaattattaaaatgaatctGACTGACCAAAGACCAGGAGAAACTTGCTTCCTATGAGACAATGAGATGTATCCTCTTTACAGTGAGAGGAATGTaaggttatttcactttttgctTTGACTGCCAGGCAGCCCAGGGCAACTTTGCAACTCTCCATCAGGGATTGTGTAGCAGACTATGGCAGGCTCACCTGCTCTGTCTTCCCCATATTATTTATATTCCCTGGGATCCTGATTGTTATCTATTCATTTTCTCTGGAATTATGTTTCTCCTGGTGAGCAACCTCACCTTCTATGAATCTGGCAGGCGTAAATAAAGACACAGATAAAACTTGACTTAAGGCTCTTGATACAGATCCAGCCAATTTGGGTTTGGGAAGAAAACTCTCATGAAATGTGatttgaaggaaaaatgaaagaaaacgcGGAACCAAGAGACATGACCATTGCTTCCgaatgtttctcttttcttcttcagtcATGGGGGCGCTGCACATCCCTGGTGGCAGCCTTATAGTCACTGAGGATGAACCTTGTAATGTGAATTGCTGTGCAGTGGGCTGGTCCCCGCTCCCAGATATTTTCTGGGAGGTCGGTGTCCAGGCCAGCCATTCAAGCTATTATTCTGTTCCTGAGCCCGACGACCTTCAAGGTGCAGTGAGCATCCTGACCCTCACGCCCCAGGGCAATGGGACTTTGACTTGCGTGGCTAACATGACAGGGCTGCACACCCACAAGTCCgtaactgtaaatcttactgtgGTTCAGCCTCCCTTGGGTAAGTGAAGACCTTTTGCTTTATATCAAGTCATGATTACTGCATGCTTAGATTTTATGTGCTGTGCTACTTGATCAACAATGCTCAGGGCAATCCTTGGGTGACCTTGATTTCAGGTAGGGGTGGTAATGGAGGCAAATTACATGCAGCTACAGCCTAATGACCCTGTAATTTcacttgctttttaaattctGCC is part of the Manis pentadactyla isolate mManPen7 chromosome 1, mManPen7.hap1, whole genome shotgun sequence genome and harbors:
- the IGSF5 gene encoding immunoglobulin superfamily member 5 isoform X5, with protein sequence MEGSWKGILAVLVVLAGLAASGSSYQIIEGPRNATVLEGSEASFNCTISPGWSLIMWALNGRVVLSITPKEPIITDKHFTSVSYEEGGNFISEMIIHNVQLSDAGHIKCSLQNSDRDGSAFLSVQVMGALHIPGGSLIVTEDEPCNVNCCAVGWSPLPDIFWEVGVQASHSSYYSVPEPDDLQGAVSILTLTPQGNGTLTCVANMTGLHTHKSVTVNLTVVQPPLGSIDKPGTSLPTWAIILLAVSFSLLFILILVLIIIFCCCCVSRRENKESSYQSEIRHLMTTGQAQQVAHRFPSMWPVLGRSGM
- the IGSF5 gene encoding immunoglobulin superfamily member 5 isoform X6 encodes the protein MEGSWKGILAVLVVLAGLAASGSSYQIIEGPRNATVLEGSEASFNCTISPGWSLIMWALNGRVVLSITPKEPIITDKHFTSVSYEEGGNFISEMIIHNVQLSDAGHIKCSLQNSDRDGSAFLSVQVMGALHIPGGSLIVTEDEPCNVNCCAVGWSPLPDIFWEVGVQASHSSYYSVPEPDDLQGAVSILTLTPQGNGTLTCVANMTGLHTHKSVTVNLTVVQPPLESSYQSEIRSHVMNEEVYRHHVTDTTCSPCDPGHSLLVTWFGRGGYTFSEDTTKQQSENLPPLGPGRGQEERKDN
- the IGSF5 gene encoding immunoglobulin superfamily member 5 isoform X7 → MEGSWKGILAVLVVLAGLAASGSSYQIIEGPRNATVLEGSEASFNCTISPGWSLIMWALNGRVVLSITPKEPIITDKHFTSVSYEEGGNFISEMIIHNVQLSDAGHIKCSLQNSDRDGSAFLSVQVMGALHIPGGSLIVTEDEPCNVNCCAVGWSPLPDIFWEVGVQASHSSYYSVPEPDDLQGAVSILTLTPQGNGTLTCVANMTGLHTHKSVTVNLTVVQPPLGPTEPAGALGQPGPTRKPRVRHWRFASTPSFHVRGKEGGRWKCCALFQVAQLGEAEQGPGGQDGFSLGAKFHPL
- the IGSF5 gene encoding immunoglobulin superfamily member 5 isoform X2; this encodes MEGSWKGILAVLVVLAGLAASGSSYQIIEGPRNATVLEGSEASFNCTISPGWSLIMWALNGRVVLSITPKEPIITDKHFTSVSYEEGGNFISEMIIHNVQLSDAGHIKCSLQNSDRDGSAFLSVQVMGALHIPGGSLIVTEDEPCNVNCCAVGWSPLPDIFWEVGVQASHSSYYSVPEPDDLQGAVSILTLTPQGNGTLTCVANMTGLHTHKSVTVNLTVVQPPLGSIDKPGTSLPTWAIILLAVSFSLLFILILVLIIIFCCCCVSRRENKESSYQSEIRSHVMNEEVYRHHVTDTTCSPCDPGHSLLVTWFGRGGYTFSEDTTKQQSENLPPLGPGRGQEERKDN
- the IGSF5 gene encoding immunoglobulin superfamily member 5 isoform X4 — its product is MEGSWKGILAVLVVLAGLAASGSSYQIIEGPRNATVLEGSEASFNCTISPGWSLIMWALNGRVVLSITPKEPIITDKHFTSVSYEEGGNFISEMIIHNVQLSDAGHIKCSLQNSDRDGSAFLSVQVMGALHIPGGSLIVTEDEPCNVNCCAVGWSPLPDIFWEVGVQASHSSYYSVPEPDDLQGAVSILTLTPQGNGTLTCVANMTGLHTHKSVTVNLTVVQPPLGSIDKPGTSLPTWAIILLAVSFSLLFILILVLIIIFCCCCVSRRENKESSYQSEIRKSASVKTDKEAFETKSKSGNENYGYISDT
- the IGSF5 gene encoding immunoglobulin superfamily member 5 isoform X1, which encodes MEGSWKGILAVLVVLAGLAASGSSYQIIEGPRNATVLEGSEASFNCTISPGWSLIMWALNGRVVLSITPKEPIITDKHFTSVSYEEGGNFISEMIIHNVQLSDAGHIKCSLQNSDRDGSAFLSVQVMGALHIPGGSLIVTEDEPCNVNCCAVGWSPLPDIFWEVGVQASHSSYYSVPEPDDLQGAVSILTLTPQGNGTLTCVANMTGLHTHKSVTVNLTVVQPPLGSIDKPGTSLPTWAIILLAVSFSLLFILILVLIIIFCCCCVSRRENKESSYQSEIRKSASVKTDKEAFETKSKSGNENYGYISDIASLPPRSSEASVSEQHSSRQPHQTPDDHWPGPASRPQVSFNVASPRKVRNVTLV
- the IGSF5 gene encoding immunoglobulin superfamily member 5 isoform X3, translated to MEGSWKGILAVLVVLAGLAASGSSYQIIEGPRNATVLEGSEASFNCTISPGWSLIMWALNGRVVLSITPKEPIITDKHFTSVSYEEGGNFISEMIIHNVQLSDAGHIKCSLQNSDRDGSAFLSVQVMGALHIPGGSLIVTEDEPCNVNCCAVGWSPLPDIFWEVGVQASHSSYYSVPEPDDLQGAVSILTLTPQGNGTLTCVANMTGLHTHKSVTVNLTVVQPPLESSYQSEIRKSASVKTDKEAFETKSKSGNENYGYISDIASLPPRSSEASVSEQHSSRQPHQTPDDHWPGPASRPQVSFNVASPRKVRNVTLV
- the IGSF5 gene encoding immunoglobulin superfamily member 5 isoform X10 — encoded protein: MEGSWKGILAVLVVLAGLAASGSSYQIIEGPRNATVLEGSEASFNCTISPGWSLIMWALNGRVVLSITPKEPIITDKHFTSVSYEEGGNFISEMIIHNVQLSDAGHIKCSLQNSDRDGSAFLSVQVMGALHIPGGSLIVTEDEPCNVNCCAVGWSPLPDIFWEVGVQASHSSYYSVPEPDDLQGAVSILTLTPQGNGTLTCVANMTGLHTHKSVTVNLTVVQPPLESSYQSEIRHLMTTGQAQQVAHRFPSMWPVLGRSGM
- the IGSF5 gene encoding immunoglobulin superfamily member 5 isoform X8, with amino-acid sequence MEGSWKGILAVLVVLAGLAASGSSYQIIEGPRNATVLEGSEASFNCTISPGWSLIMWALNGRVVLSITPKEPIITDKHFTSVSYEEGGNFISEMIIHNVQLSDAGHIKCSLQNSDRDGSAFLSVQVMGALHIPGGSLIVTEDEPCNVNCCAVGWSPLPDIFWEVGVQASHSSYYSVPEPDDLQGAVSILTLTPQGNGTLTCVANMTGLHTHKSVTVNLTVVQPPLGSIDKPGTSLPTWAIILLAVSFSLLFILILVLIIIFCCCCVSRRENKESSYQSEIRHCFPPSEVL